From Calothrix sp. PCC 6303, a single genomic window includes:
- a CDS encoding glycosyltransferase: MAIKKIATFIPNLHGGGAEKIVINLLKGMLKTNVSLDLVLINADGPYLSQIPDKVRVINLAAGRSLKSILPLSNYLRKHKPDAIISHLSEANLATVLAKKISRTESKVILVEHNTLSASKSKLIRARFFTPLMRKLYPYADTIVGVSQGVSQDLECQLNLSKGKVRTIYNPIVDFDLINKAKSSLDHPWFRKGSPPVFLAVGRLTEQKDFMNLIQAFALLRKQRHARLLILGEGEKRSELEELINKLGVREDVSLPGFVDNPYAYMSRANGYVLSSRWEGLPTVLIEAMACGCPVIATDCPSGPSEILEAGKYGSLVPVGDPRALSSAMSDLLESPLNRDILKQKILDFSIEQGTNKYLKLLGYA; encoded by the coding sequence ATGGCTATCAAAAAAATTGCTACTTTTATACCTAATTTGCATGGTGGTGGAGCAGAAAAAATAGTTATTAATCTGCTCAAAGGGATGTTGAAGACTAATGTTTCTCTGGATTTAGTTTTAATTAATGCAGATGGACCATATCTGAGTCAAATACCAGACAAAGTTAGGGTGATTAACTTAGCAGCCGGACGATCGCTAAAATCTATTCTACCTCTATCGAATTACTTACGAAAGCACAAGCCGGATGCTATTATTTCTCATTTAAGTGAGGCTAACTTAGCTACTGTTTTAGCAAAGAAAATATCTCGCACCGAAAGCAAAGTTATACTTGTAGAACATAATACATTATCCGCGTCTAAATCCAAGTTAATACGAGCTAGGTTTTTTACTCCATTAATGAGAAAACTTTATCCTTATGCCGATACTATCGTAGGTGTTTCACAAGGTGTGTCCCAAGATTTGGAATGTCAGCTAAATCTAAGTAAAGGAAAAGTTCGTACTATATATAATCCGATTGTTGATTTTGATTTGATTAATAAAGCCAAATCATCTTTGGATCATCCGTGGTTTAGAAAAGGTTCACCACCTGTATTTTTAGCTGTAGGACGGTTGACAGAGCAGAAAGATTTTATGAATTTGATCCAAGCTTTTGCACTTTTAAGAAAACAAAGACATGCTCGTTTGCTTATTCTAGGTGAGGGTGAAAAACGAAGTGAATTAGAAGAACTGATTAATAAACTAGGAGTGAGGGAAGATGTTTCTTTACCTGGATTTGTTGATAACCCATATGCATATATGAGCCGAGCAAATGGATATGTGCTATCATCCCGCTGGGAAGGTTTACCAACTGTCTTAATTGAAGCAATGGCTTGTGGGTGTCCTGTCATTGCAACTGATTGTCCTAGTGGTCCAAGTGAAATTTTAGAAGCAGGTAAATATGGATCTTTAGTTCCAGTTGGGGATCCAAGAGCATTATCGTCTGCTATGTCAGATTTACTTGAATCACCTTTAAACAGGGATATTTTAAAGCAAAAGATTCTTGATTTTTCCATTGAACAGGGAACTAATAAAT